The DNA sequence TGTGAACTCTTCTTCAGGAACTAAAGCCTTCATATAAGACGAGAGATCTTTTAAGACATTAGGGTCTGCATTTTCGTTGATTATAAGGCTACAACTTGTGTGCTTTGTCGATATTACAATAATTCCTTGACTTATCTCTGATTCTTTGATCCATTGATTTATTTTAGGAGTTATGTTTGTAAAACCCTCTCCTTTTGTTGTAACTAAAAGCTCAGATAGAATTTGCTCCACAGAAAATAATAATAAAAGACTTATCTTTAATAAAAGACTTTGCCTAACAGCTAATTACTTTTATTAAACTCTATAGTAAATATATCTAATTTACGTGACCAGTCTATCTATAAAGAGAAATTATGATTTGAAATCCTAAACTCCTCTTAATAGATGCGTAAGAAACTTTCTAAAATATGTATTTAGGATTATTAATCTCAAATGTCTAAAGAAAGTAGTTTTACGAGTTGATGCTCATATTTTGTCGTCTATTAAGACATAAGATTCTTTGCTTTTTGAGGGAAAGTCAATTAGAGATAAACATAAAGGCGGATATTTAAGACTATAGGCCTTATCTTCAGATTAGGCTTAGCAAATACTTTCTACAGAACATTGCCTGATATCGCTTGGCAGAAACTTGGGGACTACCTTCAAGAAACCCAGGTTCTGGGCTCAATTCATAGCACTCTTTACTGGGATCAAAACACTTCGATGCCTATTAATGGTGCTAAGTGGAGAGGCGACCAATTAAGTTTTTTGGCCAGATCGCTGCATGCAAGGCAAAGCAGCGAACGTTTTGAGGAACTGCTTCATGAAGCTAAGGATGAATTTCAACGAAATTATGGTCTGAAACCCTTAGTTTCCAAAGAATTTAATGAGAAGAAAAGGAATTTGGAATTATTAACCCAGGAGCTTCATCGTCAAAAGAGGCTTGATCCAGACTTAATTACTCAGCTTGCAACTGCCCAAACCAATGGGTATTCACTGTGGCAACAAGCAAGGCGGGAGAATGATTTTCAATGTTTTGCTCCTGCTCTTCGCTATCTGATTTCACTAAGGCAGGAACAGGCAAAACAGCTTGATGAGCCCCGAAGTTGCTGGGAAACACTTGCACAGCCATTTGAACCCGATTTAACAATTCAACGCCTCAATGAATTGTTTACTCCTTTGAGGAAGCGATTGCCAGAATTAATATCTAAATACTGTCTTGCCAAAGATATTAATCAACAAAAATGGGACCTTGAGGAAAAATCACAACAAGATCTTTGTGAGCGATTACTTCAAGAATGGGGTAGGAATCCCCAAGTTACGTCTATAGCAAGATCTCCTCATCCATTTTCAATTACTCTTGGACCTCAAGACTTTCGTCTGACTACTCGTGTTGTACGAGGTCAACCTCTTTCGTGCTTCCTTGCAACAGCACATGAATGGGGACACTCTCTTTATGAGCAAGGATTACCTTCTCAGTCTCATCAGTGGTTTGCATGGCCTTTAGGTCAAGCAACTTCTATGGCTGTACATGAAAGCCAGTCACTTTTTTGGGAAAATCGAGTAGCTCGAAGTCGAGCATTTTCATATCGTTTTTGGAAGTATTTTGCTGAAGCAGGGGCTCCGTTGACTTGTGGTCATGACTTGTGGAGAGCAATGAATCCATTGACTCCTGGCCTGAATAGAGTTGAGGCTGATGAACTTAGTTATGGACTTCATATCCTAATTCGGACTGAATTGGAAATTGCTTTTCTTGAAGAGGGATTGGAAGTTAATGATATTCCTTCTGAATGGAACAAAAAATACAAAGAATTGCTTGGAGTTGTTCCTAGCAATGACTCAGAAGGATGTCTTCAGGATGTTCACTGGAGCGAAGGCTCATTTGGTTACTTTCCTTCTTATTTGATTGGTCATTTAATCAGTGCTCAACTCTCAGAAGCAATGATTGAAGGGCTTGCTAATGATGGGGTTCAAGGAGAAGATCCCATTGGTGAATGTATTACGAATGCTTCTGAATCTAAGCTTCTATCTTGGTTAAGAAGAGAAGTCCATCATTACGGACGCCAACTAAATGCTGAACAACTAGTTGAAAAAGTTACGAAAAAGCCTCTTTCTAGCAGAGCATTCTTAACTTATTTAGAAAATAAGCTAGAGCAAATGACCAGCACCCCGTAGGATGCGACACGAAAATATTTTTGAATATGGCCAATCTCGATCAGGCACCAAAAAGGCTAATGCCGAATCTATTGCACGTGTTGCCTGCATTCGCTAATGAGAAGGAGTTAAGGCTTAACACAATTGTTGAACTTAACTCCAACACAATTAATAAATATGAGCTAATTACAGAGACAGGACATTTAAAGCTTGATCGAGTTGGATATTCTTCATTGTCTTACCCATTTGCATATGGTTGTATCCCTAGAACTTGGGATGAGGATGGAGATCCTTTAGATATAGAAATAGTTCAAGTTACTGAACCATTGATACCAGGTTCGATTGTTGAGGCTCGAATCATCGGAATAATGACTTTTGATGATGGAGGAGAAGTTGATGACAAAGTTATTGCAGTCATTGCAGATGATAAGCGCTTAGACCATATAAAAAGTTTTGAGCAGTTAGGTGAACATTGGCTCAAGGAGACAAAGTATTATTGGGAGCATTATAAAGATCTTAAAAAGCCTGGTACATGCAGAGTTAATGGGTTCTTTGGCGTCGAAAAAGCAATCGAAATTATTAAATCTTGTGAGACTCGTTATTTATCTCAAATTGATCCAACCTTGGTTGATTAATTAACTCATCAATCCTTTCTTACAGAATCAAAAATTTCTTGAAGGATCTCCATTGCTCCTTGGGATTTAAGTTCATTGGCAAGTTCTTTGCCAATTAGCTCTGGATTGCTTTTATCGCCTCTTTTTGAATCTTTAATCAGTTTTTTACCATCTAAGCTCGCGACCATACCGGTAAGAATTAAGTCTTGTCCAGAAATTTGGCTATTGACGCCTATAGGTACTTGGCACCCTCCCTCTAACTCTCTTAAGAATGATCGCTCTGAAAGGCATCTTTGTGAAGTTTCTTCATGCTCCAGACTTTTAATTATTTCTAGAACCTCTGGTTTATTCTCCACACATTCAATCCCAAGGGCCCCTTGTCCTACAGCATGTAGAGAAATTTCGCATGGAATTAATTGATGGACCCTATCTCCAAAACCTAGCCGAGTTAAGCCAGCTGCAGCGAGAATCAAGCAGTCATAGGCTCCGGCATCCAGTTTCTCAAGCCGAGTAATTAAGTTTCCTCGAACATCTTTAAAGATTAAATGCGGGTAATGATGACGGAGCTGCGCTAGACGGCGAAGAGAGCTTGTACCAAGGATTGTTCCAGGTGGAAGCTCATGTAATTGCTTGTCTTTAAGAGATTTGTTTACTACTAACGCATCTGCGGGGTCTTCTCTTTCAGTGACGCAGCCAAGCATTAATCCTTCTGGGAGATTCGTAGGAAGATCTTTGAGTGAGTGAACAGCGATGTCGGCTCTACCAATAAGCATTTGGGCTTCAAGCTCTTTTGTAAAAAGGCCTTTGTCCCCAATTTTGGCAAGTGCTACATCTAGAATCTTGTCTCCCTGAGTAGCCATTGCTTCTATAGAAATATTTATGCCTGGATGGGCTTTCTCAAGCTGTTCCTTTACCCAGTGAGTCTGAACCATTGCTAGCTTGCTTCTGCGCGTGGCTATGCGCAATTGGTCTAGAACCATTAGCGGTACTTATCTTTTTTTTACCTTACCCACTTGAGGGAACTCTATTTACTTGATATTGCAATACGTTATTAGTCTGATGTTTATATATAGATCTTTATTCCTATAAGTCTTAATGGGATGGGTATGAGTTTCTTCTTAAAGTCAATCTTCTTTTCCTCTTGATTGGTTGAGTTTATTTAATGTATTCTTTAAGCACTCCATTGCGATTTGGATGACGAAGTTTGCGTAGAGCTTTTGCTTCAATTTGACGGATACGCTCGCGGGTTACATCAAATATTTGCCCAATTTCTTCAAGGGTCTTCATACGACCATCATCAAGTCCATAACGAAGTCTTAGGACATCTCGTTCTCTTGGGCTCAGAGTTGCGAGAACTCCTTCTAGGTCCTCGCGAAGTAGTGTTTTGGCAACATCTAATTCAGGGTTCTCTGAGTCTGATTCAATGAAATCACCAAGACGTGAGTCTTCTTCTTTACCTATAGGAGTTTCTAAAGAAATCGGTAACTGAGCACTCTTCGCAATAAAGCGAAGCTTTTCAATAGTCATCTCCATACTCTCTGCAATTTCTTCTTCTGAAGGTTTTCTCCCAAATTCTTGACTTAGAACTTTGGTTGTTTTTTTGATTCTTGAAATTGTTTCGTAAAGGTGGACAGGAAGCCTAATTGTTCTACTTTGATCTGCAATCGCTCTTGTAATTGCTTGACGAATCCACCAAGTTGCATAAGTGGAGAACTTATAGCCTTTTTCATGGTCGAATTTCTCTGCTGCACGAATAAGCCCCAGACTTCCTTCTTGAATCAGATCTTGGAATGAAAGTCCTCTATTCATATATTTTTTAGCTATTGAAACAACTAAGCGAAGGTTTGATTGAACCATTTTTTCTTTCGCACGCCTTCCAAGCATTAGTCTCCGGCGAAACCTTATGACTGGCATTTCAACCAACGCAGCCCACTCTTTTTTGGAGGGGTAATGTCCATTTTCGCTTTCAAACTGGATAGCGATTTCTTCTAAATTTAGAAGATCTGCAATCTTCCTTGCGAGTTCAATTTCTTCATCAGGCCTAAGTAATCTAATGCGGCCAATTTCTTGTAAATACACTCTGATTGAGTCTTCTGTATAAACTCCCTTTGGTCCAATTTTTATACTTGCAAGAGTTTTGTCACTAGCCTCTTGGTCATTTGAATCATCCAGAGAATTCATATTCAAGGTTATTTCTGTTTCTGGATTGATTTCATTGTTATTAGCTTCTGCAAGTAATTGGTCCGCTGCGAGATCTAAGTCTTTGTCTTGCGATGAGGAAGCTTTCTTCGTAGAGCTAGGCTTTGATTTTTTTGTAACGGAGATTGATTTCCCTTTTTTCAATGTTTTACTCTCACCAGCCTTTGTGCTGGACTTTTTTGTTGCTTTGGTTTTAGCCTTTGCAACTGTTTTTTTGGAGGCGACAGGACTCATTGCTTGAAACTCAAAGAATGGCGAAATAATGAAGAGAAGAGATTATTTATAGGAAACGACCTTGAGCTTCAATTACAACAAATTGAATTCTTAGATTTTTAAGATTAGACAAGGAAGCATTAGTAATAGTTTGGAACTAATACTGAATTGAGTCTGTGAGTTTAAAAACCTACTTTAGTGCTTTTGTTGAAATTGAATAAAGGTATTTATCATCATTACAGCGTTGTTAGGGGCTTTCTTAGGAGGGTCAAGCTGACAGGAGAATCCTGATTAGCAATGACTTCGCGCCTTCCCTCTGAACGAAACTCTGTATGATTTAAGTGAGCGCATTTATGCAGCCCACGTTCCAATGCTAAGAAAATTTTTCGAAGTTAGCAACTATTCTTTTTATGAGACTTTTGGAGATAGATGTATGGCTTGAAGTGGGGAGGGAGGGGCGTACTTTTTCTTATGGAGATAGTAAGCAATTAGGCATTGATTTAGGGGACATTGTTCTGGTTGGCTTGAGGGGTAGGCGTATGCATGGTCTTGTTGTAGGGAAAAGAGTTCGGCAATTGAACTCAGAAGCAGAGCAACTAAGTCTTAAAAAAAAGAACTTTTCTCTGACTGATATTGAATCAATTGTTCAGAAAGCAGCAGTTGAACCAGAGTGGCGTGAGTGGGTGGAAGCATCAGCGAATAAATGTCATACAGGTTTATTCAGGATGCTAAAAGCTGCTCTCCCTCCAGGTTGGCTGGGTTCTAGAAATCTCAAGAGTTCTGAACAGAAAAAATATTGGTGGATTTCTTTGATAACTCCTCATGACATCGACACAGAACTTTCTTTCAAACAGCAAAAAGTTGTCAATTTTCTTCAATCCCGAGGAGGAGGATCATGGCAGAAGGATTTTGTAATCGAAGGGATCTCATTAAGTGTGTTAAAGAGCTGCTTGGCGAGAGGTGTTGTTTCCCGTGAAAAACGAAACTTCCTTATTAGTAGACAAAGTACGGCTATAAAACCTTTCCTCGACAAAGCAAATCAAGAAAGTCCTCGACACTTGACTGACGAACAGAAAATAGCGATGGAGGCTTTCTTTGAGCAGCCACCAGGATCAACCTTTTTGTTATGGGGTGTAACTGGTTCTGGGAAAACAGAGGTTTATCTTCAAATAGTGGCAAAGGAGTTGTCTGAAGGTAGGCATTGTCTAATACTTGCGCCTGAAATTGGATTGATTCCTCAACTTGTAGATCGCTTGGTGAAGCGTTTTGGTCCTCGCGTTTTGGAGTATCACAGTGGCTGTACACAAAATGAACGAGTTAAGGCTTGGAGGGAAGCATTAACTACCTCTCAAGCACTTGTTGTTGTTGGAACTCGCTCGGCTGTTTTCCTTCCTTTGACACCTTTGGGTCTTATTGTTCTTGATGAGGAACACGATAGTTCTTATAAACAAGAATCTCCTATGCCTTGTTATCACGCCAGAGATTTGGCTGTAGATCGTGCTCAAAGAGTTGGAGCAAAGGTTTTGTTAGGCAGTGCCACACCATCACTTGCTACGTGGAAGGATTTGTCTCCTAGAGGCCCTATTTCTTTCAAGCGCTTGACTCGTCGCATAGCTAATAAGCCGTTGCCTCTTGTACATGTTGTTGATATGAGGCAGGAGCTGGCCTATGGCAATAGACGATTAATTAGCAAACCACTAATGGATCGACTTTCAGCACTGCCAGCCTTAGGCGAACAGGCAGTTATTTTGGTCCCTAGGCGTGGTTACAGTACTTTTTTGAGTTGTCGAAGTTGTGGGGAGGTTGTTCAATGTCCAAACTGTGATGTCTCATTAACTGTTCATCAAGGACGTCAAGGATCTCAATGGTTGAGATGTCATTGGTGTGATCATCGAGCCAATATTGGCTTTAACTGCAATCAATGTGGCTCAAAGGCTTTCAAGCCTTTTGGAGCAGGTACGCAACGAGTCTTAGAGCATCTTGCTACGGAGTTAAAGGAATTAAAATTATTACGTTTCGACCGGGACTCTACTGGTGGTCGAGATGGTCATCGTCGCTTGTTAGAAAAATTTGCTGCTGGTAAAGCAGACGTCCTTGTAGGTACGCAAATGCTAGCCAAGGGCATGGATATACCTAGTGTCACTTTAGCGGTGGTGCTTGCTGCTGACGGTTTATTGCATCGACCAGATTTGTTTGCAGGAGAACAGTCCTTGCAGCTTTTTATGCAGTTAGCTGGTAGAGCTGGACGGGGTGAAAAGAAAGGAAAAGTTTTTGTCCAGACCTATTCTCCAGAGCATCCAGTAATTAAACATTTGGTTGATGGGTGTTATGAGAGTTTTCTTAAGAAGGAGGCAAAATTACGCAGTGAAGCTGGGTTGGTCCCATATAGTCGCGCTTGCTTACTTCGTGTCTCAGGAGAAACTGCTTCAGTTACAGCTACTTCCGCTACTGCATTAGCAGAATATCTAAAACCCTTTTGCAAATCTAATGGGTGGACCATAGTGGGCCCAGCTCCAGCAATGGTTGAAAGGGTTGCAGGAAAAAGTCGTTGGCAACTTTTATTACATGGTCCACAGTCAAGTCCTTTACCCATCCCTTCGGGAGGACAATTGTGGTCATGTCTATCAAAAGGTGTCAATTTATCTATAGACCCAGATCCAATTAATCTTTAATTAAATGTCAGGGCGGAAGCTCTGGGAACCCATAGCCCATTCTAACTTTCAGGCTTTGCATAATAATGACTATCCCTAAAATAAAGAGAACAAAAACTATTCCTAGTCCAAGCCTATTCCATCGCCATTCCTGAATTTCTATTTCATTTAAAACACCTCTTTCAAGCTCCCAGTAGATATTTGATTCTTTCTCAATTGCTGGTCGTGGACTTCCTTTAAGTTTTGTTTTATGTGAGACAGGACTTACACTCATTGAGACATTTAAGCCTGGAATTTCTATAAGGTCTTTTAAGTCAACAATTACTTTTAATCGCTGCTCTAATCCAACTAGCCAATTCTTTTCTTTTAAAGTGATCTGAGGAGAGACGATTTCAATGCCAGCAGCTTCTGTG is a window from the Prochlorococcus marinus str. MIT 9211 genome containing:
- a CDS encoding carboxypeptidase M32, with the translated sequence MPDIAWQKLGDYLQETQVLGSIHSTLYWDQNTSMPINGAKWRGDQLSFLARSLHARQSSERFEELLHEAKDEFQRNYGLKPLVSKEFNEKKRNLELLTQELHRQKRLDPDLITQLATAQTNGYSLWQQARRENDFQCFAPALRYLISLRQEQAKQLDEPRSCWETLAQPFEPDLTIQRLNELFTPLRKRLPELISKYCLAKDINQQKWDLEEKSQQDLCERLLQEWGRNPQVTSIARSPHPFSITLGPQDFRLTTRVVRGQPLSCFLATAHEWGHSLYEQGLPSQSHQWFAWPLGQATSMAVHESQSLFWENRVARSRAFSYRFWKYFAEAGAPLTCGHDLWRAMNPLTPGLNRVEADELSYGLHILIRTELEIAFLEEGLEVNDIPSEWNKKYKELLGVVPSNDSEGCLQDVHWSEGSFGYFPSYLIGHLISAQLSEAMIEGLANDGVQGEDPIGECITNASESKLLSWLRREVHHYGRQLNAEQLVEKVTKKPLSSRAFLTYLENKLEQMTSTP
- a CDS encoding inorganic diphosphatase, whose translation is MANLDQAPKRLMPNLLHVLPAFANEKELRLNTIVELNSNTINKYELITETGHLKLDRVGYSSLSYPFAYGCIPRTWDEDGDPLDIEIVQVTEPLIPGSIVEARIIGIMTFDDGGEVDDKVIAVIADDKRLDHIKSFEQLGEHWLKETKYYWEHYKDLKKPGTCRVNGFFGVEKAIEIIKSCETRYLSQIDPTLVD
- the hemC gene encoding hydroxymethylbilane synthase, producing the protein MVLDQLRIATRRSKLAMVQTHWVKEQLEKAHPGINISIEAMATQGDKILDVALAKIGDKGLFTKELEAQMLIGRADIAVHSLKDLPTNLPEGLMLGCVTEREDPADALVVNKSLKDKQLHELPPGTILGTSSLRRLAQLRHHYPHLIFKDVRGNLITRLEKLDAGAYDCLILAAAGLTRLGFGDRVHQLIPCEISLHAVGQGALGIECVENKPEVLEIIKSLEHEETSQRCLSERSFLRELEGGCQVPIGVNSQISGQDLILTGMVASLDGKKLIKDSKRGDKSNPELIGKELANELKSQGAMEILQEIFDSVRKD
- the rpoD gene encoding RNA polymerase sigma factor RpoD — its product is MSPVASKKTVAKAKTKATKKSSTKAGESKTLKKGKSISVTKKSKPSSTKKASSSQDKDLDLAADQLLAEANNNEINPETEITLNMNSLDDSNDQEASDKTLASIKIGPKGVYTEDSIRVYLQEIGRIRLLRPDEEIELARKIADLLNLEEIAIQFESENGHYPSKKEWAALVEMPVIRFRRRLMLGRRAKEKMVQSNLRLVVSIAKKYMNRGLSFQDLIQEGSLGLIRAAEKFDHEKGYKFSTYATWWIRQAITRAIADQSRTIRLPVHLYETISRIKKTTKVLSQEFGRKPSEEEIAESMEMTIEKLRFIAKSAQLPISLETPIGKEEDSRLGDFIESDSENPELDVAKTLLREDLEGVLATLSPRERDVLRLRYGLDDGRMKTLEEIGQIFDVTRERIRQIEAKALRKLRHPNRNGVLKEYIK
- the priA gene encoding replication restart helicase PriA yields the protein MRLLEIDVWLEVGREGRTFSYGDSKQLGIDLGDIVLVGLRGRRMHGLVVGKRVRQLNSEAEQLSLKKKNFSLTDIESIVQKAAVEPEWREWVEASANKCHTGLFRMLKAALPPGWLGSRNLKSSEQKKYWWISLITPHDIDTELSFKQQKVVNFLQSRGGGSWQKDFVIEGISLSVLKSCLARGVVSREKRNFLISRQSTAIKPFLDKANQESPRHLTDEQKIAMEAFFEQPPGSTFLLWGVTGSGKTEVYLQIVAKELSEGRHCLILAPEIGLIPQLVDRLVKRFGPRVLEYHSGCTQNERVKAWREALTTSQALVVVGTRSAVFLPLTPLGLIVLDEEHDSSYKQESPMPCYHARDLAVDRAQRVGAKVLLGSATPSLATWKDLSPRGPISFKRLTRRIANKPLPLVHVVDMRQELAYGNRRLISKPLMDRLSALPALGEQAVILVPRRGYSTFLSCRSCGEVVQCPNCDVSLTVHQGRQGSQWLRCHWCDHRANIGFNCNQCGSKAFKPFGAGTQRVLEHLATELKELKLLRFDRDSTGGRDGHRRLLEKFAAGKADVLVGTQMLAKGMDIPSVTLAVVLAADGLLHRPDLFAGEQSLQLFMQLAGRAGRGEKKGKVFVQTYSPEHPVIKHLVDGCYESFLKKEAKLRSEAGLVPYSRACLLRVSGETASVTATSATALAEYLKPFCKSNGWTIVGPAPAMVERVAGKSRWQLLLHGPQSSPLPIPSGGQLWSCLSKGVNLSIDPDPINL